A genomic window from Chitinispirillales bacterium includes:
- a CDS encoding CIA30 family protein, translated as MNEVHNGNWGNGATEAEQQILFDWNKAALNAIRTTGGNNATRFVAVPGLGSTEPNIVISAHNNGKLLPSDGANGTDKLIVAVHYYTPHSYTHNTSPDATWGSVAEKTNLTNDIKSLKTNFIDNGIAVYFGEWGTGTTIRKTEAAKTAVMDYVGSVAAAARANGVVPLYWDAGDFKILERTNGRPQAGLCADALAAMMNALKTTTVAGQWNWETVTDIYNSGTSTINMDETGGSYEFTGTVTDAYQYGFAGWTVTPDDNETLDNLKKATSILFKVIGDGKTYKVKLPTSDITEYNYYFVTFPTTDGVETTVTVNISDFAQPNWGTQKPLNKSLIETIQWETDDGALGAFSITIKDLVLEVGYVGGDGNTIDDTKKWVAFTFDDGPSSNTVALMNTLQEHSIKATFFTIGENISGNKAGLQRMIEDGHEIAQHSWDHPDLTELSESEIRNQLKKASDEVEGFTGSATTLVRPPYLSTNATVSKVANELGMALINCDVNSKDFEDRPFSQIITEMTAPGVVKNGSIVLFHDRSWGDYDNVRLAIPEIARILREQGFEFTTVRDLANRRNRSIEPGVVYSHFYEEGSPAASVYTVTVTNDGHGKAKTTSALATDGTPITLAPTPDNGYVFKEWQVLHGGIAVADNKFTMPASNVVVKAIFEPSAPNAIKDVKKSGGRGIKIIPGSIVSQSAEIAVVLPDDERVAEVKAVIYDNIGNVVFERTERGDKVLWNLTNSAGRGVANGSYLVFVEVKGFKGTVKTYSAKLGVKR; from the coding sequence TTGAACGAAGTCCATAACGGCAACTGGGGAAATGGCGCTACCGAAGCGGAGCAGCAAATACTTTTCGACTGGAATAAGGCGGCGTTAAACGCTATTCGGACAACGGGAGGCAACAACGCGACACGTTTTGTGGCTGTTCCGGGTTTGGGAAGCACTGAACCCAATATAGTTATTTCCGCCCACAACAATGGGAAACTCTTGCCCAGTGACGGAGCAAACGGCACAGATAAATTAATAGTTGCCGTTCATTATTATACTCCGCACAGTTATACGCATAATACTTCTCCCGATGCTACCTGGGGCAGCGTCGCCGAGAAGACTAATTTAACCAACGATATAAAATCGCTTAAAACAAATTTTATTGATAATGGAATTGCGGTTTACTTCGGCGAATGGGGAACGGGGACAACGATACGCAAAACCGAAGCGGCAAAAACGGCTGTTATGGATTATGTCGGCTCGGTGGCGGCGGCAGCCCGCGCAAACGGAGTCGTGCCTCTTTACTGGGATGCGGGTGATTTTAAGATACTTGAACGTACAAACGGTCGTCCTCAAGCGGGACTTTGTGCGGATGCGCTTGCAGCGATGATGAATGCGTTGAAAACAACTACGGTTGCAGGGCAATGGAACTGGGAGACTGTTACCGACATCTATAACAGCGGGACTTCTACAATAAATATGGATGAAACCGGTGGCAGTTATGAATTCACGGGAACCGTTACCGATGCGTATCAATACGGTTTTGCGGGTTGGACGGTTACTCCCGACGACAACGAAACGCTTGATAATCTCAAAAAGGCTACGTCTATATTATTCAAAGTTATCGGAGACGGTAAAACATATAAAGTAAAATTGCCTACAAGCGATATTACCGAATACAATTATTATTTCGTAACATTTCCGACTACAGACGGCGTAGAAACGACAGTTACCGTTAATATCAGTGATTTTGCTCAACCCAACTGGGGGACACAAAAGCCGTTAAACAAGTCGTTGATAGAAACGATTCAGTGGGAAACCGACGACGGCGCACTTGGAGCGTTCAGTATTACGATAAAGGACTTGGTTTTGGAAGTCGGATATGTCGGCGGCGACGGTAACACAATCGACGACACTAAGAAATGGGTTGCGTTTACTTTTGACGACGGACCAAGTTCAAATACGGTCGCTCTTATGAACACCTTGCAGGAACATTCCATAAAGGCGACATTCTTTACAATCGGGGAAAACATTAGCGGAAACAAAGCGGGGCTTCAACGTATGATTGAGGACGGACACGAAATAGCCCAGCATTCGTGGGATCATCCTGATTTAACCGAACTTAGCGAATCGGAGATACGAAACCAGTTAAAAAAGGCATCGGATGAAGTTGAAGGATTTACCGGTAGCGCTACGACACTTGTGCGTCCTCCTTATTTATCTACTAACGCGACTGTTTCTAAGGTAGCAAATGAATTGGGGATGGCGTTAATTAACTGCGATGTTAATTCGAAAGATTTTGAAGATAGACCTTTCTCGCAGATAATAACGGAGATGACTGCCCCCGGAGTGGTAAAAAACGGAAGTATCGTTCTGTTTCACGATAGAAGCTGGGGCGATTATGACAATGTGCGTCTGGCAATACCAGAGATTGCGCGTATATTGCGTGAACAGGGTTTTGAATTTACTACGGTAAGGGATTTGGCAAATCGCAGAAACAGAAGCATTGAACCCGGAGTTGTGTACTCGCACTTTTATGAAGAAGGTTCACCGGCAGCGTCTGTTTATACCGTAACCGTAACTAACGACGGACACGGCAAGGCAAAAACAACGTCCGCTCTTGCAACCGACGGCACACCAATAACGCTTGCACCGACACCCGACAACGGGTACGTATTCAAAGAGTGGCAGGTATTACACGGCGGTATAGCGGTAGCGGATAACAAGTTTACAATGCCTGCAAGTAACGTTGTGGTAAAGGCAATATTTGAGCCGAGTGCTCCTAATGCGATTAAAGATGTTAAGAAGTCCGGTGGACGCGGCATCAAAATTATTCCGGGAAGTATAGTATCGCAAAGTGCGGAGATTGCAGTTGTACTTCCCGACGACGAAAGAGTCGCGGAAGTCAAAGCGGTAATTTACGATAACATCGGCAACGTAGTGTTTGAGAGAACTGAGCGCGGCGACAAGGTTTTGTGGAATCTGACCAACAGTGCCGGTAGGGGAGTGGCAAACGGCAGTTACTTGGTGTTTGTCGAAGTCAAAGGCTTTAAGGGAACGGTGAAAACTTACTCGGCTAAGTTGGGTGTGAAGAGATAA
- a CDS encoding IS1595 family transposase, producing the protein MEKRSTYKPNTAISIYKLMQMFPDVETARKHLEDQRWGNKPVCPHCGMENAVKWRKDRPGYYRCKSCRKQFSVTSDMTVLKKTKIPLNKWVVAFYYMVTARKGISSMQLSKELGMRQATSWNLLHDIREAMGNGQCDFLLKNTIEMDETLIYGKNNNKHGKKKQKNCTGSAGKIVVFGMKERGGNVHMEVVPNRKTETLKKIVQQYVECGSILNTDDGKWYTGIENPGYTRKMVNHSAKQYVSEDGEVYTNSIESVWAVLKRGIKGVYHKVSYKHLHRYLAEFEFRMNQGNCRYTTMERINSLIAGCWGKSLTYKALVA; encoded by the coding sequence ATGGAAAAGAGATCTACTTACAAGCCAAACACGGCAATCAGCATCTACAAATTGATGCAAATGTTTCCTGATGTAGAAACTGCAAGAAAACATTTGGAAGACCAAAGATGGGGAAATAAACCGGTTTGTCCGCACTGCGGAATGGAAAACGCAGTTAAATGGCGCAAAGACCGTCCTGGTTATTACCGTTGTAAAAGTTGCAGAAAACAGTTTAGCGTAACTTCTGATATGACTGTATTAAAGAAAACAAAAATTCCATTAAATAAATGGGTTGTCGCTTTCTATTATATGGTTACTGCTCGTAAAGGTATATCTTCTATGCAGTTATCAAAAGAACTCGGTATGAGACAAGCAACTTCTTGGAATTTACTGCATGATATACGCGAAGCTATGGGAAACGGTCAATGTGATTTTCTTCTTAAAAACACTATAGAAATGGACGAAACTTTAATATACGGAAAGAACAATAATAAACACGGTAAAAAGAAACAGAAAAATTGCACTGGTTCCGCTGGAAAGATTGTAGTTTTTGGTATGAAAGAACGAGGTGGTAATGTTCACATGGAAGTTGTTCCAAATAGAAAAACAGAAACTTTAAAAAAGATTGTTCAGCAATATGTGGAATGTGGTTCAATACTGAACACTGACGATGGAAAATGGTACACCGGAATAGAAAATCCTGGTTATACCAGAAAAATGGTAAATCACAGTGCGAAACAATACGTAAGCGAAGATGGAGAGGTTTATACAAACAGTATTGAAAGTGTATGGGCTGTATTGAAACGCGGGATTAAAGGTGTATATCATAAAGTTTCTTACAAACATTTACACAGGTATCTTGCTGAATTTGAATTTCGTATGAATCAAGGTAATTGCAGATATACTACTATGGAAAGAATCAACAGCTTAATTGCAGGTTGCTGGGGGAAATCGTTGACGTATAAGGCGTTGGTGGCGTAG
- a CDS encoding IMP dehydrogenase, protein MAQIVDDISRTFSEYLLIPRLSEKKHVTNKVSLKTPIARFKKGEESRLSLNIPFTAASMQAVSGENMGISLAREGGAAFIFCSQSIENQTAMVKAVKNFKAGFVRSDTNVSPETSLRDALKLVSQTNHSTVAITDNGRYDGKFLGILTDKDYWIKEDDLSKPVSEFMTPASKVHSVRVGVSLDEANKMIRQYRKDCIPVLTADGYLDSLVFRKDFIAHNDNPYELVDSEKRLIASAGINTHDYEKRVPALVDAGVTIFAIDSSDGYSEYQKECALWIRKKYGDKVIIGGGNVVAGDGFRYLANEALLDFVKVGIGGGSICITREQKGIGRGQASALMDVVKERDKYFDETGIYVPVCSDGGIVNDTQIIIALAMGADFVMMGQYFAKTDESPTPKISINEQRYKAYWGEGSNRARNWQRYNEGIINGAMKFEEGIDAYVPASGPLSEVLNISLAKLKATMCNNGSLTLREFTDNAVLTRISQHSFVEGGTSNVTKLNANVNG, encoded by the coding sequence ATGGCGCAAATAGTTGACGACATTTCAAGAACGTTTTCGGAATATCTTTTAATTCCCCGTTTAAGTGAAAAAAAACACGTTACAAACAAAGTTTCGCTAAAAACGCCTATCGCAAGATTCAAAAAAGGCGAGGAATCAAGATTATCGCTTAACATTCCTTTTACGGCGGCGAGTATGCAGGCGGTTTCAGGTGAAAATATGGGTATTTCGCTTGCTCGTGAAGGTGGCGCGGCGTTTATTTTTTGTTCACAGTCGATTGAAAATCAAACGGCAATGGTTAAAGCCGTCAAAAATTTCAAAGCGGGATTTGTAAGAAGCGATACCAACGTTTCGCCGGAAACATCGCTCAGAGATGCGCTGAAATTAGTTTCGCAAACCAACCATTCCACTGTCGCTATAACCGATAACGGTAGATATGACGGCAAATTTTTGGGAATTTTGACCGACAAAGATTATTGGATAAAAGAAGACGATTTATCAAAACCCGTCTCGGAATTTATGACGCCGGCTTCAAAGGTTCATTCTGTACGCGTAGGTGTTTCGTTAGATGAAGCAAATAAAATGATTCGTCAATACCGCAAAGATTGCATTCCGGTTCTCACCGCAGACGGATATTTGGATTCGCTGGTGTTTCGCAAAGATTTCATCGCTCATAACGACAATCCTTACGAGTTGGTAGATAGTGAAAAACGGCTTATTGCGTCGGCGGGGATTAATACGCACGACTACGAAAAACGTGTTCCGGCGCTGGTTGACGCAGGTGTGACGATTTTCGCAATTGATTCGTCTGACGGATATTCGGAATATCAAAAAGAATGTGCGCTTTGGATTAGAAAAAAATATGGCGACAAAGTTATTATAGGAGGCGGAAACGTAGTCGCCGGAGATGGGTTTCGATATTTGGCGAACGAAGCGCTTCTTGATTTCGTAAAAGTCGGAATCGGAGGTGGAAGTATTTGCATAACTCGAGAACAAAAAGGAATCGGACGCGGGCAGGCGAGTGCGCTTATGGATGTTGTTAAAGAACGCGACAAATATTTTGATGAGACAGGGATTTATGTTCCGGTTTGCTCGGACGGTGGAATTGTAAATGACACGCAGATTATTATCGCGCTTGCTATGGGTGCGGATTTTGTGATGATGGGGCAGTATTTTGCGAAAACGGATGAGTCGCCGACCCCAAAAATTTCAATTAACGAACAACGTTATAAAGCATATTGGGGTGAAGGTAGCAATCGTGCAAGAAATTGGCAACGCTACAACGAAGGAATTATCAACGGAGCGATGAAGTTTGAAGAAGGTATAGACGCTTACGTTCCCGCGTCTGGTCCGCTTTCAGAGGTGCTTAATATTTCGCTTGCAAAACTCAAAGCGACTATGTGTAACAACGGCTCTTTGACTCTCAGAGAATTTACCGACAATGCCGTCTTGACACGGATTTCCCAGCATTCGTTTGTAGAGGGAGGAACGAGCAACGTGACAAAACTTAACGCGAATGTGAATGGGTAG
- a CDS encoding outer membrane lipoprotein carrier protein LolA, giving the protein MKKIFIFLFISISIFAQSDIEYLQNIISKDSIVRANFIQTKQIKSLDKPLVSEGKILVVKNKGVVWILQSPTYIKKVISFDQDNASRSFYMMIAPFLNGDFSSLQKRFEFELTKSSDSWTMKISPKSAAMKRNFKYVSINGCTNGKFQDVSIFSSDDSFVRINFVSEILTNQFLSKDEELLFE; this is encoded by the coding sequence ATGAAGAAAATATTTATTTTTCTGTTTATTTCTATTTCGATTTTCGCTCAAAGCGATATTGAATATTTGCAAAACATTATTTCCAAAGACAGCATTGTTCGAGCAAATTTTATTCAAACGAAACAAATAAAATCGCTTGATAAACCGCTTGTTTCCGAAGGAAAAATTCTTGTGGTAAAAAATAAAGGCGTCGTTTGGATTTTGCAAAGTCCAACGTACATTAAAAAAGTGATTTCGTTTGACCAAGACAATGCTTCGCGGTCTTTTTATATGATGATAGCTCCATTTCTCAACGGCGATTTTTCATCCTTGCAAAAGCGTTTTGAGTTTGAATTGACAAAGAGTTCGGATTCTTGGACGATGAAAATCTCCCCAAAAAGTGCGGCAATGAAAAGAAATTTTAAATACGTAAGCATAAACGGCTGCACGAACGGAAAATTTCAAGATGTCTCAATCTTTTCTTCAGATGATAGTTTTGTTCGTATAAATTTTGTTTCTGAGATTTTGACAAACCAATTTTTATCTAAAGACGAGGAATTGTTGTTTGAATAA